The following proteins are co-located in the Haliotis asinina isolate JCU_RB_2024 chromosome 13, JCU_Hal_asi_v2, whole genome shotgun sequence genome:
- the LOC137260242 gene encoding dynein light chain Tctex-type 5-like: MEGLSGHRMPQSRGDNSLPVPMYSTMCQNGPFRLEDLRKSSPTKRKSKSGNRSVRMPPIPGASKPIPKKVKPDTIEKLVEDTMVTCLQDVTYNAETCIRLSKSLAGTIMEKIKPLSNGHYKLVAVVSIGNIKEQSGMQFGSRCLWNKDSDSFLSVKYANDSLFAVAMVYSLLFE; the protein is encoded by the coding sequence ATGGAAGGACTGTCTGGCCACAGGATGCCTCaatcaaggggagacaactcactTCCTGTCCCAATGTATTCAACCATGTGCCAGAACGGCCCATTTAGACTTGAAGACTTGAGAAAAAGTTCACCAACCAAAAGGAAGTCCAAGTCTGGTAACCGTAGTGTCCGGATGCCACCAATACCAGGCGCCAGCAAACCAATTCCAAAGAAGGTAAAGCCAGACACAATTGAGAAGTTGGTGGAAGATACTATGGTGACATGTCTTCAAGATGTGACGTACAATGCTGAAACTTGTATCCGTCTTTCAAAGAGTCTTGCTGGGACTATTATGGAGAAGATAAAGCCACTGTCAAATGGCCACTACAAGCTGGTTGCCGTGGTGAGCATAGGCAACATCAAGGAGCAATCAGGGATGCAGTTCGGGAGCAGATGTTTGTGGAACAAGGATTCAGACTCCTTCCTGAGTGTCAAGTATGCCAATGACTCGCTGTTTGCTGTGGCTATGGTGTATTCACTGCTGTTTGAATAG